One stretch of Aquimarina sp. Aq107 DNA includes these proteins:
- a CDS encoding metal-dependent hydrolase — protein sequence MKITFFGQNTLLLEINEVKVLVDPFISGNPMAKDKIKITDFKVDYILLTHAHQDHTLDAEAIAKHSNAIIVSNYEIAMYYQDKGIEVHPMNHGGNWEFSFGKVKYVNALHTSSFPDGTYGGQPGGFVIQAESANVYIAGDTALTMDMKLIPLTTKLDLAILPIGDNFTMGIDDAIIASDFVECDKVLGVHYDTFGYIEIDHEDAKRKFRAKDKDLILLDVGQRIEL from the coding sequence ATGAAAATTACTTTTTTTGGGCAGAATACGTTATTGCTGGAAATCAATGAAGTTAAAGTTTTAGTTGACCCCTTTATTTCTGGTAATCCTATGGCTAAAGACAAAATAAAAATTACAGATTTCAAAGTTGATTATATATTACTGACACATGCACATCAAGATCATACATTAGATGCAGAAGCCATTGCAAAGCATAGTAATGCGATTATAGTATCTAATTATGAAATTGCAATGTATTATCAGGATAAAGGAATAGAAGTACACCCAATGAATCACGGAGGTAACTGGGAATTTAGTTTTGGAAAAGTAAAATATGTAAATGCATTACATACGAGTAGTTTTCCGGATGGAACTTATGGTGGTCAACCTGGAGGTTTTGTAATACAAGCAGAGTCTGCGAATGTTTACATCGCTGGAGATACTGCTTTAACCATGGATATGAAGTTAATTCCGTTAACAACAAAATTAGATTTAGCTATTTTACCTATAGGTGATAATTTTACTATGGGAATTGATGATGCTATTATTGCTAGTGATTTTGTAGAATGTGATAAGGTTCTTGGAGTTCATTATGATACTTTTGGATATATAGAAATTGATCATGAGGATGCTAAAAGAAAGTTTAGAGCCAAAGACAAGGATCTTATTTTATTAGATGTAGGGCAGCGTATAGAATTATAA
- a CDS encoding DoxX family protein has translation MKNVIKMIITPITMTYWFFDLLFALPRILCGYFLAVNFGGSKFGVPWSPKGSPDLGFLEVVDWFPQDIAEYGGVFALFPTFFAWMGAASEAIGGVFLALGLKTRIASFFIMCTMLVAIFFQKWDNGIWGMLPAMGFLWISIYNLILGSGRFGIDYLLSKTKHLISNENVIQKSI, from the coding sequence ATGAAAAATGTAATTAAAATGATAATAACTCCAATAACAATGACGTATTGGTTTTTTGATTTACTATTTGCGCTTCCAAGAATATTATGTGGATACTTTCTAGCAGTAAATTTTGGTGGGAGTAAATTTGGAGTACCCTGGAGTCCTAAAGGTTCACCAGATTTAGGTTTTCTAGAAGTAGTAGATTGGTTCCCCCAAGATATTGCAGAATACGGAGGCGTTTTTGCTTTATTTCCAACATTCTTTGCTTGGATGGGAGCAGCTAGCGAGGCCATTGGTGGTGTATTTCTTGCATTAGGTTTAAAAACTAGAATTGCTTCTTTCTTTATAATGTGTACAATGTTGGTCGCAATATTTTTTCAAAAATGGGATAATGGGATTTGGGGTATGTTACCAGCGATGGGTTTCTTATGGATATCCATCTATAATCTAATACTAGGTTCAGGAAGGTTCGGAATTGATTATTTATTATCAAAAACGAAACATTTAATATCAAACGAAAATGTAATCCAAAAATCAATTTAA
- a CDS encoding GIN domain-containing protein, which yields MKAFINTILLLFSLTTIGQIKGNKKIETKTFNVENIESIKINFYAQVIIDNSKKETLIITTDTNLFEYIDKEVVGGTLYLDQKKWIQPSKNVKIIIGAPNIKKVESGTHDSTKIINLDNDYIKVVAPIGKIVLEGKTKELRIAAEVASIDASNLTAENARIDIWSWGSANVRVLNEIDAKLSKDATLKILNTPKKVKGDAKKTRNRNNKTKNNLTEYIKFKIKNNSLSRNHFLVIGPKPDGSKFSYGFPMMPQAIRKENWTTGTKVYKVNKLGKRKLLITIKKEDKDKIVTLF from the coding sequence ATGAAAGCATTTATAAATACTATACTATTATTATTCAGTTTAACAACGATTGGACAAATAAAAGGAAACAAAAAAATAGAAACCAAAACCTTTAATGTAGAAAATATAGAATCCATAAAAATTAATTTTTATGCACAAGTAATCATAGACAATTCTAAAAAAGAGACCCTTATTATCACCACAGATACAAACCTTTTTGAATACATTGATAAAGAAGTAGTAGGTGGAACTTTATACTTAGATCAAAAAAAATGGATACAACCCTCTAAAAATGTAAAGATTATCATTGGAGCACCTAACATAAAAAAAGTAGAAAGCGGAACTCACGATTCTACAAAAATTATTAACCTAGACAATGATTATATTAAGGTTGTTGCGCCTATAGGTAAAATAGTTTTAGAAGGAAAAACAAAGGAATTACGTATTGCAGCAGAAGTTGCTTCGATAGATGCGTCAAATTTAACTGCAGAAAATGCTAGAATAGATATATGGAGTTGGGGTTCTGCAAATGTTCGGGTACTCAATGAAATCGATGCCAAACTATCTAAAGATGCTACACTAAAAATCCTGAATACACCCAAAAAGGTTAAAGGAGACGCGAAAAAAACTAGAAATAGAAATAATAAAACAAAAAACAATCTTACGGAATATATTAAGTTCAAAATCAAAAACAACTCTCTAAGCAGAAATCATTTTTTAGTAATAGGACCGAAACCTGATGGATCTAAATTTAGTTATGGATTTCCCATGATGCCGCAAGCAATAAGAAAAGAAAATTGGACAACTGGAACTAAAGTATATAAGGTGAATAAGCTTGGAAAAAGAAAATTATTAATAACAATAAAAAAAGAAGATAAAGATAAAATTGTAACACTGTTTTAA
- a CDS encoding AMP-binding protein, with product MQTEDTFSTPKIHNNFSINKRSLDNSGLQRIAYSFKKDGEFYEQEVGNFLLDWLNDKDYIVVKTSGSTGKPKKIKIYKQHMINSALATGAFFKVKEDTTALLCLPATYIAGKMMLVRAMVLGWKIDLVPPKTNPLDTVYKQYDFCAMVPLQLDNSINRLHLIKKLIVGGGTVPENLKELVQGVKTKIFETYGMTETITHVAARRINPKKKDKKDAKYFKALPNITLSTDERNCLIIKAPQLNDKTIITNDVVELKTYKKFNWKGRYDNVINSGGVKLYPEEIETKLQLLIGHRFFIAAVPDDALGDKAILIVERDYDIVVKENLEDAISNLKVLSKYEVPKEIHFLAQFIETDNGKVQRTKTLELVHNNLS from the coding sequence ATGCAAACAGAAGATACATTTTCTACACCTAAAATACATAACAATTTTAGTATTAATAAGCGATCTTTAGATAATTCTGGTCTGCAACGTATCGCCTATAGTTTTAAAAAAGACGGAGAGTTTTATGAACAAGAAGTGGGTAACTTTCTTCTGGATTGGTTAAATGATAAAGATTATATTGTAGTCAAAACTTCAGGTTCTACCGGAAAACCAAAGAAAATTAAAATTTACAAGCAGCATATGATAAATAGTGCCTTAGCTACGGGTGCTTTTTTTAAGGTAAAAGAAGATACAACTGCCTTGTTATGTTTACCGGCTACCTATATTGCTGGAAAAATGATGTTGGTTCGCGCTATGGTTTTGGGATGGAAAATTGATTTGGTTCCACCTAAAACAAATCCCTTGGATACTGTATATAAACAATATGATTTTTGTGCTATGGTTCCATTGCAATTAGATAATTCTATTAATAGATTACATCTTATAAAAAAATTAATTGTTGGTGGAGGAACCGTACCGGAAAATCTTAAAGAATTAGTGCAAGGGGTCAAAACTAAAATTTTCGAAACCTATGGAATGACCGAAACCATCACTCATGTTGCTGCAAGAAGAATTAACCCAAAAAAGAAAGATAAAAAAGATGCTAAATACTTTAAAGCATTACCAAATATAACACTTAGTACAGACGAAAGAAATTGTTTGATAATCAAAGCACCCCAGTTAAATGATAAAACAATCATCACAAATGATGTTGTAGAGCTTAAAACATACAAGAAGTTTAATTGGAAGGGACGTTATGATAATGTAATAAATAGTGGAGGAGTTAAATTATATCCAGAAGAGATAGAAACTAAACTTCAGTTATTAATTGGGCATCGATTTTTTATAGCAGCTGTTCCAGATGATGCTTTGGGTGATAAAGCAATTTTGATAGTGGAAAGGGATTATGATATTGTGGTAAAAGAAAATTTAGAAGATGCGATATCTAATTTAAAAGTTTTAAGTAAATATGAAGTCCCTAAAGAGATTCATTTCTTAGCTCAATTTATAGAAACGGATAATGGTAAAGTACAACGAACTAAGACGTTGGAACTTGTTCATAATAATCTATCCTAA
- a CDS encoding o-succinylbenzoate synthase, with amino-acid sequence MKAIYHKHILEFKRPSGTSRGVLKTKETWYIVITFNGKQGIGECGILRTLSIDDRPDYEEKLKWTCNNIHLGVEQLWEELKEFPSIQFGVEMAFKSLHSESPFLLFPSKFTKGIDSIPINGLIWMGEKEFMKNQIVDKLNQGFDCIKMKIGAIDFEAELELLSYIRSQFSEEVIELRVDANGAFSTNEALDKLIKLHSFGLHSIEQPIRQGQYDYMMDLCERSPLPIALDEELIGVFSVTEKRKLLLTIRPQYIILKPSLIGGFKGTQEWIDIAEELGIGWWITSALESNIGLSAIAQYTYTLQSKMPQGLGTGSLYTNNIEAPLLVDTGSLKYQQNKKWVVSYLN; translated from the coding sequence ATGAAAGCAATCTATCATAAGCATATTTTAGAATTTAAAAGACCGAGTGGAACTTCTAGAGGAGTTCTTAAGACTAAAGAAACTTGGTATATCGTAATTACTTTTAATGGTAAACAAGGTATTGGTGAGTGTGGTATTCTAAGAACGTTAAGTATTGATGATCGACCTGATTATGAAGAAAAACTTAAATGGACTTGTAATAATATTCATTTAGGCGTTGAGCAACTTTGGGAAGAACTCAAAGAATTCCCTAGTATTCAATTTGGAGTAGAAATGGCTTTTAAATCTTTACATAGTGAGTCACCGTTTTTGTTATTCCCATCAAAATTTACGAAAGGAATAGATTCTATCCCAATTAATGGACTGATATGGATGGGAGAGAAGGAGTTTATGAAAAATCAGATAGTAGATAAACTAAATCAAGGTTTTGATTGTATTAAAATGAAGATAGGTGCCATTGATTTTGAAGCAGAATTAGAATTGTTATCATATATAAGATCCCAGTTTTCTGAGGAAGTTATTGAGCTAAGAGTTGATGCTAATGGAGCGTTTAGTACTAACGAAGCTTTAGATAAATTGATAAAACTGCATAGTTTCGGATTGCACAGTATAGAACAACCAATTAGACAAGGACAATACGATTATATGATGGATTTGTGCGAAAGATCACCTTTGCCCATAGCTCTAGATGAAGAATTAATTGGTGTTTTTAGTGTAACGGAAAAGAGAAAATTACTACTAACAATAAGACCTCAATACATTATTTTAAAACCAAGTTTAATAGGAGGTTTTAAAGGAACCCAGGAGTGGATCGATATTGCCGAAGAATTAGGAATAGGATGGTGGATTACGAGTGCTTTGGAAAGTAATATAGGATTAAGTGCTATAGCACAATATACCTATACATTACAAAGTAAGATGCCGCAGGGATTAGGAACAGGAAGTTTGTATACCAATAATATAGAAGCTCCCTTGTTAGTAGATACAGGTAGTTTAAAATATCAACAAAATAAGAAATGGGTAGTTTCTTATTTAAATTAA
- a CDS encoding CPBP family intramembrane glutamic endopeptidase, with product MYIEQGRKGKLGMWKYLPVPIGFLGLILFNLMFTQGVDIDALMAEQIETLGKPLFFLISVGPFVIFLAGLLFWVKVVHQQSITSLTTSRKRIDWKRVLFMFTLITLYILITTGVLYYLYPEDFQLNFELDAFITLAIMAIIIVPMQTSFEEYLFRGHMMQGLGLATKTRWIPLIVTSVIFGAMHFGNPEVAKIGPHIMVYYIGTGLFLGIITLMDEGLELALGFHAANNLVTALLVTSSWTAFQTDSILLYTGEPETGLEILIPVFVVFPIYILILWKKYKWSGWRDKLFGKVKPEIQMEK from the coding sequence ATGTATATAGAGCAAGGAAGAAAAGGGAAATTAGGAATGTGGAAATATTTGCCTGTTCCAATCGGTTTTCTCGGTTTAATTCTTTTTAATTTGATGTTTACTCAGGGAGTTGATATTGATGCACTTATGGCTGAGCAGATAGAAACTTTAGGAAAACCACTATTTTTTCTTATTTCTGTAGGACCTTTTGTCATTTTTTTAGCAGGGTTGCTTTTTTGGGTAAAGGTAGTGCATCAACAAAGTATAACGTCTTTAACTACATCTAGAAAAAGAATAGATTGGAAACGAGTTCTTTTTATGTTTACACTCATAACACTCTATATTTTAATTACTACTGGAGTTTTATATTATTTATATCCAGAAGATTTTCAGCTTAATTTTGAATTAGATGCTTTTATTACTTTGGCTATAATGGCAATTATTATTGTTCCGATGCAAACTAGTTTCGAAGAATATTTGTTTAGAGGTCATATGATGCAGGGATTAGGTTTAGCTACAAAAACTAGATGGATTCCACTGATTGTTACCTCTGTAATATTTGGTGCTATGCATTTTGGTAATCCAGAAGTAGCTAAGATTGGTCCTCATATTATGGTTTACTATATAGGGACAGGTCTATTTTTAGGTATTATTACTTTAATGGATGAAGGTTTAGAGCTAGCATTAGGTTTTCATGCAGCGAATAATTTAGTAACGGCACTTTTAGTAACATCTTCTTGGACGGCATTTCAAACAGATTCTATTTTATTGTATACAGGAGAACCCGAGACAGGATTGGAAATATTGATTCCTGTTTTCGTAGTGTTTCCAATTTATATTTTAATTCTTTGGAAAAAATATAAATGGTCAGGATGGAGAGATAAACTATTTGGAAAAGTTAAACCAGAAATTCAAATGGAAAAATAA
- a CDS encoding alpha-amylase family glycosyl hydrolase: MKHLLTTSILLLFSILISCKNETKPNSEEKANLESETTTTVTTENIPFIWEGANVYFLLADRFKNGDTSNDEVLDRSKETGILRGFEGGDIKGIIQKIEDGYFEKLGINALWVNPLVEQIHDSVDEGTGNTYAFHGYWAKDWTSIDPNFGTYDDLKKLVDVAHQNGIRILMDVVINHTGPVTDKDPKWSDDWVRTEPQCSYKDYETAVKCTLVKNLPDVKTENDDEVKLPEALSNKWKEEGRLEAEMDELEIFFAKTGLKKSPKNYIIKWLTDYVRELGIDGYRVDTVKHVEEGVWGVLAEQAKIAFAEWKKNNPDKVLDNNEFYVLGELYGYGIDGKRFYDFGDRKVDYFANGFDNLINFQFKYDAKRLNYEKLYSKYSTALQTGLIGKSVMNYISSHDDGDPFDKERKKTFESATKLLLTPGISQVYYGDETGRSLIVEGTEGDATLRSNMNWEDLEKEETKSLLLHWQKLGKFRKDHPSIGAGKHKMIQETPYVFSRKYTKDGNVDGVIIGLNQRKGTKTIKVNSIFKDGTALTDTYSGIEATVKDGNVTIKSDYEIILLEAKK, translated from the coding sequence ATGAAACATTTATTAACAACTAGCATTTTGCTTTTATTTAGTATTCTTATTTCTTGTAAAAATGAAACTAAACCAAATTCAGAAGAAAAAGCAAATTTAGAATCAGAAACCACAACAACTGTTACAACAGAGAATATCCCTTTCATTTGGGAAGGTGCCAATGTATATTTTTTACTAGCCGACAGATTTAAAAATGGAGACACTTCTAATGACGAGGTTTTAGATCGATCAAAAGAAACAGGTATTCTACGAGGTTTTGAAGGTGGAGATATAAAAGGAATAATTCAGAAGATTGAAGATGGTTATTTCGAAAAACTTGGAATTAATGCTCTTTGGGTAAACCCTTTAGTAGAACAAATTCATGATAGTGTAGATGAAGGAACAGGTAATACTTATGCTTTTCACGGATATTGGGCAAAAGATTGGACCTCCATAGATCCAAATTTTGGAACTTATGATGATCTTAAGAAATTGGTAGATGTAGCTCATCAAAATGGAATTAGAATCCTGATGGATGTGGTTATAAACCATACGGGACCTGTAACAGATAAAGATCCTAAATGGTCGGATGATTGGGTTCGTACAGAACCTCAATGTTCTTATAAAGATTATGAAACAGCTGTAAAATGTACATTGGTAAAAAATCTTCCTGATGTAAAAACCGAAAATGATGATGAGGTAAAATTACCAGAAGCATTAAGTAATAAATGGAAAGAAGAAGGAAGATTAGAAGCAGAAATGGATGAATTAGAAATCTTTTTTGCAAAAACAGGTTTAAAAAAATCTCCCAAAAACTATATTATTAAATGGTTAACGGATTATGTAAGGGAACTTGGAATTGACGGATATCGTGTGGATACAGTTAAACATGTAGAAGAAGGTGTTTGGGGTGTTCTAGCGGAACAAGCCAAAATAGCATTTGCAGAATGGAAAAAAAACAATCCCGATAAAGTACTAGATAATAATGAATTTTATGTTTTAGGAGAATTATATGGGTATGGTATTGATGGAAAACGATTTTATGATTTCGGAGATCGTAAAGTAGATTATTTTGCAAATGGGTTTGATAATCTTATCAATTTTCAATTCAAATACGATGCTAAACGACTAAATTACGAGAAACTGTATAGTAAATATAGTACTGCACTACAAACAGGTCTGATAGGAAAAAGTGTTATGAACTATATCAGTTCTCACGATGACGGAGACCCATTTGATAAAGAAAGAAAGAAAACTTTTGAATCTGCTACTAAGTTATTATTAACTCCAGGAATTTCTCAAGTTTATTACGGTGACGAAACTGGTAGATCTTTAATCGTAGAAGGAACCGAAGGTGATGCTACTTTAAGATCAAATATGAATTGGGAAGATTTGGAAAAAGAAGAAACAAAATCATTATTACTACACTGGCAAAAACTTGGTAAGTTCAGAAAAGATCATCCGTCTATTGGTGCAGGAAAACATAAAATGATACAAGAAACGCCTTATGTTTTTTCGAGAAAATATACTAAAGATGGTAACGTTGATGGAGTTATAATTGGATTAAATCAACGAAAAGGAACAAAAACAATAAAAGTTAATTCAATTTTTAAAGATGGTACAGCTTTAACGGATACGTATTCAGGAATAGAAGCTACTGTAAAAGATGGAAATGTTACGATAAAATCTGATTATGAAATTATATTACTAGAGGCGAAAAAATAA
- a CDS encoding AraC family transcriptional regulator, translating into MSIPLPLEFPSFNLYSTPLLLLVLQAFIFAFLLLVRYFKKKHISALILSLLIFITGYHRTSYTIGFMDWYDTFQNTKINYWLIALSLAIGPLLYFYIKSITTSNFKFRKKDFLHFIPVCLYIVYKISIFIYDAAQPGFEDTQNGYLKVFLDEKYVGPLIGVVENLQMLLYLAFTIQLYYVYRKKIQHFFSNTYSLELNWIRNFLFIYSFLFLYSLFQGVIGSVITELHWTQRWWYHFFTAVAIIYIGIKGYFTDTSKLNNLNFSVSVKETTSTLSTELSSDVIRNKKKIKEFMSEEKPFLNPDLNLTQLSQMLKIPASIISETINSGFDKNFNDFVNSYRVKEVQKMLKEGKQQQLSLLGIAYECGFNSKATFNRVFKKLTNTSPSQYSASQNKA; encoded by the coding sequence ATGTCAATTCCTTTACCGTTAGAGTTCCCTTCATTTAATCTATATAGTACACCTTTGCTACTATTAGTTCTCCAAGCGTTTATTTTTGCTTTTCTTTTATTGGTAAGATATTTCAAAAAAAAACATATATCCGCTTTAATACTTTCTTTATTAATTTTTATTACTGGCTATCATAGAACTTCTTATACTATTGGTTTTATGGACTGGTATGACACATTTCAAAATACCAAGATTAATTATTGGCTCATAGCATTATCATTAGCAATTGGTCCTTTATTATACTTTTACATAAAATCAATTACCACTTCTAATTTCAAATTTAGAAAAAAAGACTTTTTACATTTCATTCCTGTTTGTTTATATATAGTATACAAAATATCTATTTTCATTTATGATGCTGCGCAACCAGGTTTTGAGGATACACAGAATGGTTATCTCAAAGTTTTTTTGGACGAAAAATATGTTGGACCTCTTATTGGGGTTGTAGAAAACCTTCAGATGCTTCTGTATCTAGCATTTACTATTCAGTTATATTATGTATACCGAAAAAAAATTCAACATTTTTTTTCTAACACGTATAGTCTAGAATTGAACTGGATTAGGAACTTTCTTTTTATTTACTCCTTTCTTTTTTTATATAGTTTATTTCAGGGAGTTATCGGATCCGTTATTACTGAACTTCATTGGACGCAACGTTGGTGGTATCATTTTTTTACAGCTGTAGCAATTATATATATTGGTATAAAAGGATATTTTACAGATACTAGTAAGTTGAATAATTTAAATTTTTCCGTATCGGTAAAAGAAACAACTTCTACGTTATCAACTGAATTAAGTAGTGATGTTATTAGAAATAAGAAAAAAATAAAGGAATTTATGTCAGAAGAAAAACCGTTTCTTAACCCAGATCTTAACCTTACTCAACTATCACAGATGCTCAAAATACCAGCATCTATTATTTCTGAGACTATTAATTCTGGTTTTGATAAAAACTTTAATGATTTTGTAAATTCATATCGAGTAAAAGAAGTACAAAAAATGCTTAAAGAAGGTAAGCAACAACAATTATCGTTGTTAGGAATCGCTTATGAGTGTGGGTTTAATAGCAAAGCAACCTTTAATAGAGTATTCAAGAAATTAACAAATACATCTCCTTCGCAATATTCTGCTTCCCAAAATAAAGCGTAA
- a CDS encoding YqaA family protein codes for MKMNPRSVKKTRLQLLHQYYSYTGFYKFLGTSLKKALPPILLFIAGLLIVNYFVININDLLLYVTKNYSDYIVFSVFFASESLLGLIPPEIFIAWSDKTSSPILYLSILALLSYLGGVISYFIGKSITKIPSVHEYLEVKMAKHIKNTRKWGGFLIVVGALLPIPFSITSIAAGMIRYSFTSYLLFGLLRFVRFYLYAAAIFNLV; via the coding sequence ATGAAAATGAATCCCCGATCTGTTAAAAAAACAAGATTGCAGTTATTGCATCAGTATTATAGTTATACTGGTTTTTATAAGTTTTTAGGTACTAGTCTTAAAAAGGCATTACCTCCTATTCTATTATTTATTGCTGGATTATTAATCGTTAATTACTTTGTTATAAACATTAACGATCTTTTATTATATGTAACGAAAAACTACTCTGATTATATAGTTTTTAGTGTGTTTTTCGCTTCAGAATCTCTTTTAGGTCTTATACCACCAGAAATTTTTATTGCATGGAGTGATAAGACGAGTAGTCCAATATTATACTTATCCATATTAGCTCTATTATCATATCTAGGTGGTGTTATTTCATATTTTATTGGAAAATCAATTACTAAGATTCCTTCGGTTCATGAATATCTAGAAGTAAAAATGGCAAAACACATAAAAAACACCCGTAAATGGGGAGGTTTTTTAATTGTTGTAGGTGCATTATTGCCTATACCCTTTTCTATAACAAGTATTGCTGCGGGAATGATTAGATATTCGTTTACAAGTTATTTACTGTTCGGATTATTAAGGTTTGTTAGATTTTATTTGTACGCAGCTGCAATTTTTAATCTGGTATAA
- the menA gene encoding 1,4-dihydroxy-2-naphthoate octaprenyltransferase: MTKFKAWISAARLRTLPLSVSGIIVGSALAGGFGVSIIFWLAIATTLGLQILSNFANDYGDGVKGTDNEDRVGPKRALQSGAISDKEMFVGIVLTSIITMFLAIFLIYVSFGKEYFFYSVFFFLLGIAAIAAAIKYTMGNSAYGYRGLGDVFVFIFFGLVSVVGCYFLFTKDLNGLIFLPATAIGLLSSAVLNLNNMRDHDSDKKSKKNTLVVKLGIAKAKMYHYFLILGAIFSMIVYLIYTYRNYFNLLFLIVLIPLLIHLNKVIKTKDTKNLDPELKKVALSTFFLAILFSLGQIL, translated from the coding sequence ATGACCAAATTTAAAGCTTGGATCTCTGCCGCAAGGCTTCGTACATTACCATTATCGGTATCAGGAATTATAGTTGGATCAGCACTAGCTGGTGGTTTTGGTGTTTCTATTATTTTTTGGTTAGCTATTGCAACTACCTTAGGATTACAAATCCTTTCTAATTTTGCAAATGATTATGGAGATGGTGTTAAAGGAACTGATAACGAGGATAGAGTAGGACCTAAGCGAGCTTTGCAAAGTGGTGCTATATCAGATAAAGAAATGTTTGTAGGTATTGTACTCACTTCGATTATAACCATGTTTCTAGCCATATTTCTTATTTATGTGTCTTTTGGAAAGGAATATTTCTTTTATTCTGTATTCTTTTTTCTTTTAGGTATAGCAGCAATAGCAGCAGCAATAAAATATACTATGGGAAATTCTGCATATGGATATCGTGGATTAGGAGATGTTTTTGTATTTATTTTTTTTGGATTGGTTAGTGTTGTTGGGTGTTATTTCTTATTTACAAAAGATTTAAATGGATTAATATTTCTTCCGGCTACTGCAATTGGGTTATTAAGTTCTGCAGTGCTAAATCTCAATAATATGAGAGATCACGATAGTGATAAAAAATCTAAAAAGAATACCCTAGTGGTTAAATTAGGTATTGCCAAAGCTAAAATGTATCATTACTTTTTAATTCTTGGGGCAATTTTCAGTATGATAGTTTATCTTATTTATACCTATAGGAATTATTTTAATTTACTGTTTTTAATAGTTTTAATACCCTTATTAATTCATTTAAATAAAGTTATAAAAACAAAGGATACCAAAAACTTAGATCCAGAATTAAAAAAAGTGGCACTATCCACATTTTTTCTGGCTATATTATTTAGTTTAGGGCAGATTTTATAA